The following are encoded in a window of Pontiella desulfatans genomic DNA:
- a CDS encoding IS110 family RNA-guided transposase: MNKEKVYCGVDVSKKHLDAFNGKTARRFDNTCEGATALMNWAGSAHYVFESTGGYERMAAWMVMAASGTASIVNPSRVRHFALGMGQIAKTDPIDARMIRDFASHTDPKPSEKPSATQRRLTALVDRRVHLSDMHTAEKNRLGTADEPEMVRLIKQHLKWLEKQLEKIEAKIKDTLAEDATMTQKAKCIQSIKGLGIVNAVTLLAHLPEIGTLSRREIASLAGLAPFNRDSGGKSGRRHVCGGRRRLRSCLYMAAMNARTYNPVLREFYQRLVNENHRPKMVALTAVMRKLLIAANSAVKNAEI, translated from the coding sequence ATGAACAAGGAAAAAGTATACTGTGGCGTCGATGTTTCCAAGAAGCATCTGGATGCCTTCAACGGAAAAACAGCGCGTCGCTTCGACAACACCTGCGAGGGTGCCACGGCGCTGATGAACTGGGCGGGCAGCGCCCACTATGTCTTCGAGTCCACGGGCGGCTACGAACGCATGGCCGCCTGGATGGTGATGGCCGCCAGCGGCACCGCGAGCATCGTGAACCCGTCGCGCGTCCGGCACTTCGCGCTGGGCATGGGGCAGATCGCCAAGACCGATCCGATCGACGCGCGGATGATCCGCGACTTCGCGTCGCACACCGACCCCAAGCCCTCCGAGAAGCCTTCGGCGACGCAGCGCAGGCTCACCGCCCTCGTTGATCGAAGGGTGCACCTGAGCGACATGCATACGGCCGAGAAGAACCGCTTGGGAACTGCCGACGAGCCGGAGATGGTCAGACTGATCAAGCAGCATCTCAAGTGGCTTGAAAAGCAGCTCGAGAAAATCGAAGCGAAAATCAAAGATACCCTTGCCGAAGACGCAACCATGACGCAGAAGGCCAAGTGTATCCAGTCCATCAAAGGCCTGGGCATCGTCAATGCGGTGACCCTGCTCGCCCACCTCCCTGAGATCGGCACGCTTTCGCGCAGGGAAATCGCGTCGCTGGCGGGACTCGCCCCCTTCAACCGGGACAGCGGGGGCAAGTCCGGCAGGCGGCATGTCTGTGGCGGGCGCCGAAGGTTGCGTTCCTGCCTGTACATGGCTGCCATGAATGCCAGGACATACAACCCAGTTCTTCGCGAGTTCTACCAGCGTCTGGTAAATGAAAACCACCGCCCAAAAATGGTCGCGCTTACGGCGGTCATGAGAAAGTTGCTCATCGCTGCTAACTCCGCCGTGAAAAATGCTGAAATTTAG
- a CDS encoding glycoside hydrolase 5 family protein: MAASLTGAGETVQPLERVAVKPGISGAQFVLKRSGKPFYVKGFNYIRLEPGHSTFDAATDSTEAHYEPERAEEMFQTLEKHGYNTVRVFLIGRSKANPGVGGNYDTTQGNYEPYMDNVLDFLRRATRHNIRVFPTFGDGGLPMNAYYYDRFKGRKLNKNTLFLTKEGIEARIEFIASFLSYVKKNDPNLLPTLLGLQCQNEAYMKADAWPFSETKGPFKAANGKRYDLSDTKERHALMDEGYQYYHKRIMKAVKAIDPDMLVAEGVFVPRAVGKDYEEDAGLWPGRFKDERYPPTLTALGDGPLDFLDVHFYRANTKESVDRAFENNLASTGLFAKEMKGIRIKKPVIIGEFGAFDHVEKTFEEAVDNMVTVRDLAQKERVNGMLFWTYDCLEQKRLWHATDNWDLFFEKMGTFE, translated from the coding sequence ATGGCAGCTTCACTGACAGGAGCAGGGGAGACGGTTCAACCGCTGGAACGGGTTGCGGTGAAGCCGGGGATCAGCGGGGCGCAGTTTGTGCTGAAACGTTCCGGCAAGCCGTTTTATGTAAAGGGATTCAATTATATCCGTCTGGAGCCGGGGCATTCCACCTTTGACGCGGCGACCGATTCTACAGAAGCCCACTATGAGCCGGAGCGTGCGGAGGAAATGTTCCAGACTTTGGAAAAGCATGGCTACAACACGGTTCGCGTTTTCCTGATCGGTCGCAGCAAAGCCAACCCCGGTGTCGGCGGAAACTATGACACCACGCAGGGGAACTATGAGCCGTACATGGATAATGTGCTCGATTTCCTGCGTCGGGCGACCCGTCACAATATTCGCGTGTTTCCCACCTTTGGTGACGGCGGCCTGCCGATGAATGCCTATTACTACGATCGATTTAAGGGCCGTAAGCTCAACAAGAATACTCTGTTTCTCACGAAGGAGGGGATCGAGGCACGCATCGAGTTCATCGCGTCCTTCCTGTCGTATGTGAAAAAGAACGATCCGAACCTCCTGCCGACCCTGTTGGGGCTGCAGTGCCAGAACGAAGCGTATATGAAGGCCGATGCCTGGCCGTTTTCTGAAACGAAGGGGCCGTTTAAGGCGGCCAATGGCAAACGATACGATCTTTCAGATACGAAGGAGCGCCATGCGCTGATGGATGAAGGATATCAATATTACCACAAGCGGATCATGAAGGCGGTGAAAGCCATCGACCCCGACATGCTGGTGGCCGAAGGCGTTTTTGTTCCGCGGGCGGTCGGTAAAGATTATGAAGAAGATGCCGGTCTTTGGCCCGGCCGCTTCAAGGATGAGCGTTATCCGCCCACACTGACGGCGCTGGGTGATGGTCCGCTCGATTTTCTCGATGTGCATTTTTATCGGGCCAATACCAAGGAGTCGGTGGACCGGGCCTTTGAAAACAACCTGGCTTCCACCGGATTGTTTGCCAAAGAGATGAAGGGGATCCGGATAAAGAAACCGGTCATCATCGGCGAGTTCGGTGCATTTGATCATGTCGAAAAAACCTTCGAGGAAGCGGTCGATAACATGGTGACCGTTCGCGACCTGGCGCAGAAAGAAAGGGTCAACGGCATGCTTTTCTGGACCTACGATTGTCTTGAGCAGAAGAGGCTCTGGCATGCGACCGACAACTGGGATCTGTTTTTCGAAAAGATGGGGACGTTTGAGTAG
- a CDS encoding sialate O-acetylesterase, with product MMRRIWFVVFCALAVSVSAAIKTGPLFTDNMVLQRGKPVVIWGTAEPGEKVMVEFAPSAGSGQAGQKKSAVTDSSRHWEITLAPMPASSSPWNMLIQSSNNPTIQYSNLLVGEVWFAGGQSNMRWALWNTDGAADLFQSGGADIEGLRLFAMPEVMNELDADLPIKGWQKSTKENATDFSAVTWYFGRALKEKFKDVPVGLIMSARGGTPAEAWMDPAFSTDCKPFSEYADWCDQEYRAKFDSFDSYKAAYIQYKADWKAFVHKKSTKKPVEPMGPYHAHRAGGLYGTMIAPLLPYSVRGVLWYQGESNMWRAYDYRDVLETLVANWRRDFKDPVLPFLVVQLPGFGCGGAEHLVWAVVRDSQAAVAKADPNVGVIPIPVLGDQKDIHPRNKRPVGERLALYARGAVYGEKIPFAGPSLESVHFSGGKAVVSLKNAEGLEQKGDVIHGFTLAGTDEQFVPAVAELKKGKLVIHSPEVNEPVAVRYLWSNWIDPADVNLFNKAGLPLAPFRTDGFKVVTQK from the coding sequence ATGATGAGAAGAATTTGGTTTGTTGTTTTTTGTGCACTGGCGGTTTCGGTCTCTGCCGCCATTAAAACCGGTCCGCTCTTTACTGACAATATGGTGCTGCAGCGTGGGAAACCGGTTGTCATCTGGGGCACCGCCGAGCCCGGGGAAAAAGTAATGGTTGAATTTGCCCCTTCGGCAGGCTCAGGACAGGCGGGGCAGAAAAAGTCGGCCGTCACGGATTCTTCCAGGCATTGGGAAATCACCCTAGCCCCCATGCCAGCCTCTTCCAGCCCTTGGAACATGTTGATCCAGTCATCCAATAATCCAACCATCCAATACTCCAATCTCCTCGTCGGTGAGGTCTGGTTCGCGGGCGGACAGTCGAATATGCGCTGGGCGCTGTGGAATACAGACGGTGCGGCGGATCTGTTTCAGTCGGGTGGAGCGGACATAGAAGGCCTGCGCCTCTTTGCTATGCCGGAAGTTATGAATGAGCTGGATGCCGATCTTCCGATCAAAGGATGGCAGAAATCCACGAAGGAAAACGCGACCGACTTTTCTGCAGTAACGTGGTACTTCGGGCGCGCGCTCAAGGAAAAGTTTAAGGATGTGCCGGTCGGGCTGATCATGTCGGCCCGCGGCGGTACGCCGGCCGAGGCGTGGATGGATCCAGCGTTCTCCACCGACTGCAAGCCGTTTTCCGAGTATGCCGACTGGTGCGATCAGGAATACCGTGCGAAATTTGACAGCTTTGATTCATACAAGGCGGCCTACATTCAGTACAAAGCGGATTGGAAGGCGTTTGTGCATAAAAAGAGCACGAAGAAGCCGGTCGAACCGATGGGCCCTTATCACGCGCACCGGGCAGGTGGGCTGTATGGGACCATGATCGCACCGCTCCTACCGTACTCCGTGCGCGGGGTGCTTTGGTATCAGGGCGAAAGCAATATGTGGCGGGCCTACGACTACCGCGATGTGCTCGAAACGCTGGTTGCTAACTGGCGGCGCGATTTTAAGGATCCGGTGCTGCCGTTTCTGGTCGTGCAGTTGCCGGGCTTCGGCTGCGGCGGTGCGGAGCATCTCGTCTGGGCGGTCGTGCGTGATTCTCAAGCCGCTGTTGCCAAAGCCGATCCGAACGTCGGCGTAATCCCGATTCCTGTGCTGGGCGATCAAAAGGATATCCATCCGCGCAACAAACGCCCGGTCGGTGAGCGGCTGGCGCTCTACGCCCGCGGGGCGGTCTATGGAGAAAAGATACCGTTTGCCGGGCCCTCCCTTGAGTCGGTCCACTTCAGTGGCGGTAAAGCGGTTGTTTCACTGAAAAACGCCGAAGGGCTGGAACAGAAGGGCGACGTGATTCACGGGTTCACCCTTGCCGGTACGGATGAGCAGTTTGTGCCTGCTGTGGCGGAGCTGAAAAAGGGAAAACTGGTGATCCACAGCCCGGAGGTAAACGAGCCGGTTGCCGTGCGCTACCTCTGGTCCAACTGGATCGACCCGGCAGATGTTAACCTCTTCAACAAGGCCGGCCTGCCGCTCGCTCCGTTCCGGACGGATGGTTTTAAGGTGGTCACTCAGAAATAA
- a CDS encoding GH36-type glycosyl hydrolase domain-containing protein, with translation MADSGTLTEIIPAEFGGASEKIPFEYKADGKELCIATPEPDRTLHNMLYNPNYLTMLDQGNCGMAKHMSPAGRNCKIVQNDRFVYVRDAESGEYFSIGFAPVYKDYDRYECRNGQNYQVVENVTDGIEAVWRIYVPAGEDPVEVWDVRLRNTGDSARKMQLFTYVPMNCDGEDLYCGELHRIAEYLPEQRALFVCMDAPRYLEGVDLPWHNGFLAINRKPDGWDASLGAVIGPRRTTQNPLAVEQGACSNSKCAMFSPVGTMQVDMNLAAGAQDEVRFMIGACDAVPMIDALTSKYLSSGSLESDVHFDALLTTENKRAANLQVKTPDDVLNNMVNVWSPKQIDYGVVWTRWGFKGYRDIIQQCQGAVIQQPEAALEQLLKACAHQYESGFGLRGWHPIDDLRYADSSQWMIGAFSEYLAETGDFETLEKVVPFFDQGEASVYEHLRRSLKRLRADRGAHDLNLVFYGDWNDSLTGVCREGRGESVWLSMAFCRSCLILADIAEYIGKADDATEYRLWQKEMAAAINEHAWDGNWYICALDDDANAIGSQQNDEGKIFLNMQSWAQLGKVVPEDRWEQSWNSVGQMLDSGWGLMLNWPAYTKYVQNVGRLSSIRPGAAENASVYTHGNAFMLLALLERGMADEAYELWQAVQPGNPERPVLNQPNVFFNGYYGPDSENRVGMGEHSWTTGSVPWMYQCVTEHMLGVRRTLGGLVIKPCMPSAWEEASVNRTYRGTTYDIRISNPGKKAGAAVASISVDGAAHDAVQALPVDGATHSVVVVLEG, from the coding sequence ATGGCTGACAGTGGAACATTAACGGAAATAATTCCTGCCGAATTTGGCGGGGCATCGGAAAAAATCCCCTTCGAATACAAGGCGGATGGAAAAGAGCTGTGCATTGCGACACCGGAGCCGGATCGTACGCTGCATAACATGCTCTACAATCCGAACTACCTGACCATGCTCGATCAGGGCAACTGCGGCATGGCCAAGCATATGTCGCCGGCGGGGCGTAACTGCAAGATTGTGCAGAACGACCGCTTCGTCTATGTGCGTGATGCGGAGAGCGGGGAATATTTTTCGATTGGTTTTGCGCCGGTCTATAAAGACTACGACCGCTACGAATGCCGCAACGGGCAGAACTACCAGGTGGTCGAAAATGTGACCGACGGTATTGAAGCCGTTTGGCGAATCTATGTGCCGGCCGGTGAAGATCCGGTGGAAGTGTGGGATGTGCGGCTGCGCAACACGGGTGACAGCGCCCGCAAAATGCAGCTGTTTACTTATGTGCCGATGAATTGCGACGGCGAAGATCTTTATTGTGGCGAGCTGCACCGTATAGCTGAATATCTGCCTGAGCAACGAGCGCTCTTTGTCTGCATGGATGCCCCTCGCTATCTGGAAGGGGTCGACCTTCCGTGGCATAATGGTTTCCTGGCGATCAACCGAAAACCCGATGGGTGGGATGCGAGCCTCGGTGCCGTGATTGGCCCACGTCGTACCACGCAGAACCCGTTGGCGGTGGAGCAGGGTGCATGTTCCAATTCCAAATGTGCGATGTTCAGCCCGGTTGGCACCATGCAGGTCGATATGAATCTGGCTGCGGGGGCGCAGGATGAAGTCCGCTTTATGATCGGTGCCTGCGATGCGGTGCCGATGATTGACGCGTTGACCTCAAAATATCTCTCGTCCGGTTCATTGGAATCCGACGTTCATTTTGACGCGCTGTTGACGACGGAAAATAAGCGAGCGGCCAATCTTCAGGTGAAAACCCCGGATGATGTGCTGAACAACATGGTCAATGTCTGGAGTCCGAAGCAGATTGACTACGGTGTGGTCTGGACCCGCTGGGGCTTTAAAGGCTATCGAGATATTATCCAGCAGTGCCAGGGCGCGGTGATCCAGCAACCGGAAGCGGCGCTGGAACAGTTGTTGAAAGCCTGCGCGCATCAGTATGAATCTGGTTTCGGCCTGCGCGGCTGGCATCCGATTGATGATCTGCGCTATGCCGACAGCTCGCAGTGGATGATTGGTGCCTTCTCTGAATACCTCGCTGAAACCGGCGATTTTGAAACGCTGGAAAAGGTGGTGCCGTTTTTTGATCAGGGCGAGGCCTCGGTTTATGAACATTTGCGCCGCTCGCTCAAGCGTCTGCGTGCAGACCGTGGAGCGCATGACCTGAATCTAGTGTTCTATGGGGACTGGAACGATTCGCTGACCGGTGTCTGCCGCGAAGGGCGCGGCGAGAGCGTATGGCTTTCGATGGCTTTTTGTCGCAGTTGCCTGATTCTAGCGGATATTGCGGAATACATCGGTAAAGCTGATGATGCCACCGAATATCGCCTGTGGCAGAAAGAGATGGCCGCGGCCATTAACGAACATGCCTGGGACGGCAACTGGTATATCTGCGCGCTCGATGATGATGCGAATGCGATCGGTTCGCAGCAGAACGATGAAGGAAAGATTTTCCTTAACATGCAGAGCTGGGCGCAGCTTGGAAAAGTGGTGCCGGAAGATCGCTGGGAGCAGAGCTGGAACAGTGTCGGGCAAATGCTCGATTCCGGTTGGGGGCTGATGCTCAACTGGCCGGCCTACACCAAGTATGTGCAGAACGTCGGGCGTCTGAGTTCCATCCGTCCGGGTGCGGCGGAAAATGCCAGCGTTTATACGCACGGTAACGCCTTTATGCTGCTGGCGCTGCTGGAACGCGGCATGGCCGATGAAGCCTACGAGCTGTGGCAGGCGGTTCAGCCGGGCAATCCGGAGCGCCCGGTGCTCAACCAACCGAATGTCTTCTTCAATGGCTACTACGGCCCCGACAGCGAAAACCGTGTGGGCATGGGCGAACACTCCTGGACGACGGGTTCCGTGCCGTGGATGTATCAGTGTGTCACCGAGCACATGCTCGGCGTGCGCCGCACACTCGGCGGTTTGGTGATTAAGCCCTGCATGCCGTCGGCGTGGGAAGAGGCTTCTGTGAATCGGACCTACCGTGGAACCACGTATGACATCCGCATCAGCAATCCCGGTAAAAAAGCCGGTGCCGCTGTCGCATCCATCAGTGTTGATGGAGCGGCGCACGATGCGGTTCAGGCCCTTCCGGTTGATGGCGCAACCCATTCCGTAGTGGTGGTGCTGGAAGGCTGA